The sequence below is a genomic window from Leptospira inadai serovar Lyme str. 10.
GGATACGAAGGTTACTACGTATTCTCGCTCGTGACGTTATGGGTAAGATATTTATTCATGGCGGGATTGGCATATTTCTTCGTGTGGTACGTTTTTAAGGATAAACTAAAGCACAGGATTATCCAATCGAGATTGCCTGAAAAAGAAAAAATCTTTTACGAACTTAAATATTCCGCGCTAACTTTATTTATTTTCGCCGCCTCGGGAATCTTGGTCTATTGGATGAAAGAGCAAGGCTGGACCTTGCTGTACGATAAGGTTTCCGATTATGGAGTCGCATACATGGTGTTCAGCATCGTGGCGTTGATATTATTGCATGACACGTACTTTTATTGGACTCACCGGCTAATGCATCACCCGCTTCTTTTCAAAGCAATGCATTTAACTCATCATCGATCCACAAATCCTTCTCCCTGGGCCGCATTTTCTTTCCACCCGTATGAGGCGGTCGTCGAGGCGGGGATTGTTCCTCTTGCTGCCTTGATTTTACCGATGCATTCCATCGCTCTTTTGGTTTTTTTCTTCTATAGCAATTTCCTAAACGTTTTAGGTCATCTTTCCTTCGAACTATTTCCGAAAGGGTTTTTGGATAATAAGTTTCTAAGATGGCATAATACGACGACTCACCATAATATGCATCATCGATATTTTAACTGTAATTACGGATTATATTTTAATATTTGGGATCGCTTAATGGGAACGAATCATCCGAAATATTTGGAAACCTTCCGGGAAGTTACGAACCGCGATCCGGAAGAAGTTTCGATCACCGAGGCAAACACGCAAAGCGCGTGATTAACGGAACGGACTAAAATAGGATCGGGAATCGAACTCGAGTAGTCGTTCCTTGCGAATGAGCCAAATCCAGAACGTTTCCCTTTAATTGTTTGGCTAATAGATCTACGAGTTCTAAACCCATGGACTCGGAAGGTCGATCTTTTCGGTCCTTCCCACTTCCGTTATCGCTCACTTCTAAGTGAACCCAGTTGCCCTCGGTGTAAAAAGCGATTCCGAGCGACTTTACTTCGGCGGAAGGCTTCGAAATAAACGCGTGTTTCAAGGCGTTCGTGACTAACTCGTTTAGTATAAGACCGATAGGAATGAACGCGTTTTGTCTGAGAGGTACCGGTTCGCACTTAAGATCTATCCGGATTTCGTCGGCCTTGTAGCCGAAGGATCGTAACAGACTTTCGACAAGTTTGCTTACGTATTCGGGAAAGAACTCATCGCTGACGGAGTTTTTTCCATATAGCGACTCATGTACGTAAGCCATGGATTGGATTCGGTTTTGACTTTCGAAAAGAACCGATTTGGATTCGGACTCTTCGCTTGAATCCATATGCATCGACAGTAAGCTGGATAATACTTGCAGATAATTCTTTACCCGATGATGGACTTCCTTTAATAAGATCTCCTTCTCTTCAAGGGTTTTTGACATCATCTCTTCGGCCGCTTTTACTTGACTAAAATCGGCGATAAACCCCTCTAACGCCAAAATTTCTCCGCTTTCTCCCTTTACGGCGGAACCCTGTTCCCAAGCCCATCGAAGGCTACCGTTTCGATGCAGGATGCGATAGACTAAACGATAGGATTGATTCGCATTAATGGCGGTTATAACTTCATTATAGACTCTTTCGCTATCATCTTCATGAATGATACTTCCGAACGAAACGGTTCGGTTATCAACGAAATCAGAAGGGGAATAGCCGGTTAGCTCGAAGCACCCGTCGCTAATAAATTCCATGGTCCAGTCGATGTTCACTTTGCATCGATATGCGATTCCGGGGAGATTTTTTATTAAGGTGGAAAGCTGTCGTTCGCGCTCCTTCAGAGCGCCTTCCGCCTTCTTGAACGGCGTGATATCCGTACTCATAGCGATCGAACCGTCATAATTTCCGTGGATATCGAAAATCGGACTGCTGGACATTAATAGCCAAATGGATTCTCCTTTCTTATTCTTAAAATGGAAATCGTGAATTTCGCTTAATCCTAATTTCCTTTCGCCTAATCTCTTTTCGACGATCGTTCTATACTCCGGATCGACGAAGTCGAATAAGGATTTTCCGATAAAGTCCTTTTCGGAAATCTCCAGAAAATCGCACATCTTGTCGTTCACAAAGGAAGTATTCGCATCCTTATCGATCATCCAAATCCCTTCCTGAGTGGTTTCTATTATCTTTTTATAATCATTCTGTGTTTGTTGTAGCGTGTTTTTAGTCTCTTCGAAATAGAATAGAAGAATTGCAATGGCCAAGGAGGTTCTAAAAAAGCCGCCGATTGAAAAGCCGATATACGCAAGTTCGGGTATCGGCCTCAAGATCGGATAATTTAAGACGTGAAAGCCCCATAATATAAGTATCCATCCGACGATTTTTTTACCGATATTGTTTTCCGTTAGTCTTAAAAATGAAACGCCCGTGAATATCTGGGAAAATCCGATCAGAAGATAAACCGGACTCATCAGTAAAAAATCAATAGTATTGACCAGATCCAGATAGACTGCCCAGGCCCCGACGATCACTAAGATTATCTTTGCCGCTCTCGGTGTGGAACGTTTCAGAAAATACATGCATCCTATCAACTGAAACGTCGCGATCAAAAAATCAAAGGTCACATTCGGATAGAATCGATAAATCCCGGTCATTCCCGTCGCTAGGAAAATATTTCCGATATAAAACAGAATATGAAAGAAGCAACATATCGCCCACATTAGTAGGGATTTTTGTTTCTCCCTATAATAAAGATAAGAATAGATCGCGAATAGGAAGATACTCGAAGGTAAGGTTGCTAGAAGGGTGGGCAGTAGCCACGGATTCGACACGAGTTTCTAGAGCCTCCAAAACGAACGGCAGTACCCTTAACGGAAAACTATCTGCGAATTAGACGAAATATCCGCATGCAATACTGTTCTTTCCCTTCGGAATACTCCGCTAACGGGTCGATCGCATATCCGAGACTCTCCGTTCTTATTTTATATTTGTCGGGTAGCTCGCAATTTGGTCCGACATAAATGAGTTTGTCAAATTCTTCCCAGGTTTTCCAGCGATATTTGTTATCGTTTCTGTATTTACCTTTATCCAATGTCTTTAGCCTGAATAAAAGATCGAACTCGGACGCTAGTAGACGTCCAGGCGTTTGAAAATTTTCCTCTTCATGGAATGCGTTAAACGCTATGTATTTTCCCTCGGAGTCAATCTTAGAGGCAAAATCACGCGCAGGTTGAAATACTTGCTCCTCGAATCCTTTCAGACAGAATGCATGTGACTGATAATAGGATACGTTTAGGAGTCCTCCGGGTCTGAAAAATAAGGAGATCCCCCAGCTAAATATGATTCCCGAAAGCAAAGATATTGCGACTTGGCTTTGCCATTTCTTAGAATCCTTGATCGCTCGGAAAAACCATAAACTCAAAATCCAAAGCAAGGCAGGTAGCGGATAAAAGACGTGTCTTAATTGTTTGTTGCCTGTGGTAACGTCGATCACTATATACTGTAAGAACACGACTGCAGAAATCGCGAATAAAGGATCTCTTAGTGCGGCGGGCCAAGATAGACCTTCCAACCTTGCAAGTAAGGAATCCAATTTTCCTTCGGGAGATTGCAGAAGACTTGGGGTATACGCCGACTTTGCATCGGCATTTTTGTCTCTCGATCTTAGATAGAACCAGACCGCGATGAGTATGATCGAACCGGCAAAAAAAATACGAAAAATCCAAGGATCGTCGAACACATGACTCGCGGGGATTCTATCGCTCGGAGATTCGAAAAGACTCAGTATGAAACTTCTGACGAATTTGTTTACGATCATCTGCGCATTCACGAGGCTCATGACCCTGTCTAAGTTGGCGAATAGCCAGACGAAACTCGGAAGTATCGCGTAGATATAGAGCACTCGAAGGGACGGCGGCGTGATTTTTTTAGCTTCGTTCCTGTACTTAAATAAGAAATAATTAAAGTCTAAAAACAGGATGACGGTCAGAAAGTATAAGACTTTCTTAAATGATCTTTGATCTAAATTCCAATCCGTGACGACTCGCAGGATCGGAAGGGAAAATACGAGTCCGACGACCGATACCAAAAAAATCAAGCGTAGATTTTTGTAATGAACCCGAATTGCAAACCTAAGGAATCCGATTAATTCCGGAAGCCTGGCGATTCCTTCGTACAGAAATAAGGAAATAAAAAGCAAAAGTCCGTACGGATATTTCGTAAAAAACAAAGAGAGCAGTGCGACGGAAACGAGTGAGGATACCCTATTTCCTTTTTCCAATTCGGCACCCGGCCCTAATTTTTGTACCGAATCATAGAGTTTATATAACGCGAAATATACCCATAGCAATACGAACATTCCTTGGGTTTCCAGCATGGACGATAAACTGTAAGCGGGAGTTTCAGTCGTATGAAGAGACATCGCCAGAATCAATAGAGAAACGGCGCCGGAGAAAATGAAGGAGCCCGTGATTCGAAAGCTTGTATAAATTAATGTGGGGAAACAAAGCGCGTAAAATATCAATCCAAGAAAGGAATCTTTCCAAGTGATGGGCCATTCCCCGGGACCCCAAAGCATAAAGAGGGAAAAAAT
It includes:
- a CDS encoding sterol desaturase family protein encodes the protein MTELVQKIGYEGYYVFSLVTLWVRYLFMAGLAYFFVWYVFKDKLKHRIIQSRLPEKEKIFYELKYSALTLFIFAASGILVYWMKEQGWTLLYDKVSDYGVAYMVFSIVALILLHDTYFYWTHRLMHHPLLFKAMHLTHHRSTNPSPWAAFSFHPYEAVVEAGIVPLAALILPMHSIALLVFFFYSNFLNVLGHLSFELFPKGFLDNKFLRWHNTTTHHNMHHRYFNCNYGLYFNIWDRLMGTNHPKYLETFREVTNRDPEEVSITEANTQSA
- a CDS encoding PAS domain S-box protein, yielding MSNPWLLPTLLATLPSSIFLFAIYSYLYYREKQKSLLMWAICCFFHILFYIGNIFLATGMTGIYRFYPNVTFDFLIATFQLIGCMYFLKRSTPRAAKIILVIVGAWAVYLDLVNTIDFLLMSPVYLLIGFSQIFTGVSFLRLTENNIGKKIVGWILILWGFHVLNYPILRPIPELAYIGFSIGGFFRTSLAIAILLFYFEETKNTLQQTQNDYKKIIETTQEGIWMIDKDANTSFVNDKMCDFLEISEKDFIGKSLFDFVDPEYRTIVEKRLGERKLGLSEIHDFHFKNKKGESIWLLMSSSPIFDIHGNYDGSIAMSTDITPFKKAEGALKERERQLSTLIKNLPGIAYRCKVNIDWTMEFISDGCFELTGYSPSDFVDNRTVSFGSIIHEDDSERVYNEVITAINANQSYRLVYRILHRNGSLRWAWEQGSAVKGESGEILALEGFIADFSQVKAAEEMMSKTLEEKEILLKEVHHRVKNYLQVLSSLLSMHMDSSEESESKSVLFESQNRIQSMAYVHESLYGKNSVSDEFFPEYVSKLVESLLRSFGYKADEIRIDLKCEPVPLRQNAFIPIGLILNELVTNALKHAFISKPSAEVKSLGIAFYTEGNWVHLEVSDNGSGKDRKDRPSESMGLELVDLLAKQLKGNVLDLAHSQGTTTRVRFPILF